A genomic stretch from Longibacter salinarum includes:
- a CDS encoding efflux RND transporter periplasmic adaptor subunit: protein MTDTPAPSESSDSPDRRNSPLLSTSRRAQERRANTSGDGGESGDGTSHDETPSPSPSSSGEGLDRKIEKKTFTPKRIAILSIAVIAVVGLAYLVWSTATGGQTLNVDRDKLTISTVERGPFQEFISVTATVRPDRTVYLDAVEGGRVEELYVREGAIVEKGEPILRLSNNDLRLSVLNSEAQVAEQQSNMEQLKLQMEQQSLSLQQQLAQMEYEIRRLSREFERQERLFEKNLISEEAYLDTKDELTYQQRRLDLTRSAYVQDSLAQQTRLANMRQTEQRLQRNYDVLRESMSNLRVTAPISGQLTALDAEIGQIISSGTRLGQVDQVDSYRLRAQIDEYYIERVHSGQVATTQAIAGTEYEMEVTRVYPEVESGTFEVDLRFTEDAPSNAIRRGQSVRLKLELGSPEEAVLLSRGGFYQSTGGNWAFVLTGDGEAVRREIRLGRQNPNHFEVQSGLQPGDRVVTSSYDTFGEVERLSFE from the coding sequence ATGACCGACACGCCTGCTCCTTCAGAATCCTCTGACTCGCCGGACCGCCGCAACAGTCCGTTGCTGAGTACCAGTCGCCGTGCACAGGAGCGTCGCGCAAACACGTCTGGTGATGGCGGTGAGTCGGGCGATGGTACGTCGCACGATGAGACGCCGAGTCCGTCTCCGTCGTCGTCCGGGGAGGGACTGGATCGCAAAATTGAAAAGAAGACCTTCACGCCGAAGCGCATTGCGATCCTGTCGATCGCCGTGATCGCTGTCGTGGGACTTGCCTACCTGGTGTGGTCAACCGCAACGGGCGGGCAGACGCTCAACGTGGATCGGGACAAGCTTACCATCTCGACCGTCGAGCGCGGCCCGTTCCAGGAGTTTATCAGTGTGACCGCTACCGTTCGGCCCGACCGGACCGTGTACCTCGACGCAGTCGAAGGAGGACGCGTCGAGGAGTTGTACGTTCGCGAGGGGGCCATCGTCGAGAAGGGCGAGCCGATATTGCGCCTCTCAAATAATGATCTCCGTTTGAGCGTTCTGAATAGCGAAGCTCAGGTGGCAGAGCAGCAGAGTAACATGGAGCAGCTCAAGCTGCAGATGGAGCAACAGAGCCTGAGTCTGCAGCAACAGCTTGCACAAATGGAGTACGAGATCAGGCGCTTGTCACGTGAATTTGAGCGTCAGGAGCGACTGTTTGAAAAGAACCTGATCTCCGAGGAGGCCTACCTCGACACCAAAGATGAGCTTACCTACCAGCAGCGCCGGCTTGACCTGACGCGCTCCGCGTACGTGCAGGATTCGCTCGCTCAGCAGACGCGTCTCGCCAACATGCGGCAGACCGAACAGCGCCTGCAGCGCAACTACGATGTGCTACGCGAGTCGATGAGCAACCTGCGCGTCACAGCGCCGATCAGCGGTCAGTTGACGGCCCTGGATGCAGAAATTGGCCAGATCATCAGCTCCGGAACGCGCCTGGGCCAGGTCGACCAGGTCGATAGCTACCGGCTGCGTGCCCAGATCGACGAGTACTACATCGAGCGCGTCCACAGCGGCCAGGTTGCGACGACGCAGGCGATTGCTGGCACGGAATACGAAATGGAAGTCACGCGTGTCTATCCGGAAGTCGAGAGTGGCACGTTCGAGGTCGACCTTCGCTTTACCGAAGATGCTCCGTCCAACGCGATCCGCCGAGGGCAATCGGTTCGTTTGAAGCTTGAGCTCGGCAGTCCCGAGGAGGCGGTTCTGTTATCGCGCGGCGGCTTCTACCAGTCGACCGGCGGCAACTGGGCGTTCGTCCTGACTGGCGACGGCGAGGCCGTGCGCCGCGAGATCCGCCTCGGACGCCAGAACCCGAACCACTTCGAGGTTCAGAGCGGCTTGCAACCCGGTGACCGCGTCGTAACGTCGAGCTACGATACGTTCGGGGAGGTGGAGAGGCTGTCGTTCGAATGA
- a CDS encoding Gfo/Idh/MocA family protein: MPASSSPRPIRWGMLGTGMIARLVAADIPLVPGAEIAAIGSRRQSTADSFAAEFDVPVAHDSYEAVVHDDNVDLVFIATPHSRHAADARLAIEAGKAVLCEKAFTVNATEARKMAAAARKAGVFLMEAMWTRFHPTMSRIRRMVKDGDLGSISSVVADISTLRPTDPNDRLFARDLAGGTLLDLGVYPIALAFDLFGPPDDVMSTAQMGPTEVDEQSAAIFSYDNGPQFIWHASFRADAGRGLTIAGAKGRLRNDRDWWKGRPFTWIQENGERSTVGTTPEGNGYQFEIAHVCNCLRDGRTESPVMPLDESIAIMETMDAMRAAWGLTYPNDDVRG, encoded by the coding sequence ATGCCTGCGTCTTCCTCTCCTCGCCCCATTCGGTGGGGCATGCTCGGTACGGGCATGATCGCCCGTCTCGTTGCCGCCGATATCCCGCTCGTCCCCGGCGCCGAAATCGCTGCGATCGGGTCGCGGCGCCAGTCGACGGCCGACTCGTTTGCGGCGGAGTTCGATGTGCCGGTCGCGCACGACTCGTACGAGGCTGTGGTTCACGACGACAATGTCGACCTCGTGTTCATCGCGACACCGCACTCCCGCCACGCCGCGGATGCGCGCCTCGCCATCGAGGCGGGCAAGGCTGTGCTCTGCGAAAAGGCATTCACCGTCAACGCGACAGAGGCGCGAAAAATGGCCGCTGCCGCACGTAAGGCCGGCGTCTTCCTCATGGAGGCGATGTGGACCCGGTTCCACCCGACGATGAGCCGGATACGGCGGATGGTTAAGGACGGTGATCTGGGCTCCATTAGCAGCGTCGTCGCGGACATAAGCACGCTGCGGCCTACGGATCCGAATGACCGACTCTTCGCCCGAGATCTCGCGGGAGGAACGCTCCTTGACCTCGGCGTCTACCCGATCGCGTTGGCGTTCGACCTGTTCGGTCCACCGGACGATGTCATGTCGACCGCGCAGATGGGGCCGACGGAGGTTGACGAGCAATCGGCGGCGATCTTTTCCTACGACAACGGGCCTCAGTTTATCTGGCACGCCTCCTTCCGCGCCGACGCGGGACGTGGGCTCACGATTGCCGGAGCAAAGGGCCGTCTACGGAACGATCGCGACTGGTGGAAAGGGCGTCCCTTTACCTGGATCCAAGAAAATGGCGAGCGGTCGACGGTCGGCACGACACCGGAGGGGAATGGCTATCAGTTCGAGATCGCCCACGTCTGCAACTGCCTTCGCGACGGGCGGACGGAGAGCCCGGTGATGCCGCTCGACGAGTCGATCGCAATCATGGAAACGATGGACGCAATGCGCGCAGCGTGGGGGCTAACGTACCCGAACGACGACGTGCGGGGCTGA
- a CDS encoding ABC transporter permease, with product MLRNYLKIAGRALQRRPGPTLINVFGLTVGLAVCLLIGLWVNQELHYDQFHPDAEQIYRLGLDLKMQDQEMKGPITAAPLGPALVDNVPEVQEATRFRYDSDVGFQVEASDFPNTRVIWADTSFFDVFAGFDVLHGSLDRALHGDEVIVLTASTASRLFGRTDVVGRTADLNGSVQEVTAVIQDPPRTTHMPFDAVGSIEISPRMQDMWVSNNYYTYVKLTEAATATSLQSKLDEMVSTFVAPQVKEFVGISMEEMMGNGARYRYYAMPLLDIHLRSDTAFEFRPNGSITYVYTFSAIALFILLLACINFMNLATARASERATEVGMRKALGAARGQLAAQFLGEAMIMTATATVAALGVALISLPLFNSVAATELRASDVLQPEILLGGLVVIVGVGLIAGSYPAFALSRFQPALVLKTDDRHSSGGHGRRLRQGLVVLQFSVSIALIAGTFIVQNQFDYVQSKRLGLDKEQVAVINRAWSLEEDQPRYIERLRHLPSVVAAAAGSAIFQSDGVSNTLFLPDDAPMSQAQTFNYLSVGFGLDEALNLNVIAGRSFDEGREADSSAVMINEALAARFGWDDPVGHRLREPSPDGTEREWTVIGVVEDFHYQSMRYNVDPLVLRPSRWASRVYVRLAPGDAMPILSDMRLFWADLNPENPFQYSFLDQSYASLHRDTQRTGRLFSIFAGVAILIACLGLFGLATYTAQRRTREIGIRKALGATVPEIVALLSREFMLLVMIAFLVALPVAYVTMNGWLSDFAYRVDIGVGVFVFAGALAMIVALLTVGYHAVKAARVHPAHSLRGE from the coding sequence ATGCTTCGCAACTATCTGAAAATTGCCGGTCGCGCGCTCCAACGGCGTCCGGGACCGACCCTGATCAACGTATTCGGCCTGACCGTCGGGCTCGCCGTGTGCCTTCTCATTGGACTCTGGGTGAACCAGGAGCTCCACTACGATCAATTTCATCCGGACGCGGAGCAGATCTACCGTCTCGGGCTCGACCTCAAGATGCAGGACCAGGAGATGAAAGGACCGATCACGGCGGCGCCCCTTGGTCCGGCACTCGTAGACAATGTGCCCGAGGTGCAAGAGGCGACGCGGTTTCGGTACGACTCAGACGTCGGGTTTCAGGTCGAGGCGAGCGACTTTCCCAATACCCGAGTGATCTGGGCCGATACCTCATTCTTCGACGTGTTTGCCGGATTCGACGTCCTCCACGGATCGCTCGACCGCGCCCTGCACGGCGATGAGGTGATTGTTCTTACGGCATCGACCGCGTCCCGTCTCTTCGGGCGGACCGACGTCGTGGGGCGAACGGCCGATCTCAACGGGTCGGTGCAGGAGGTGACGGCGGTTATTCAGGATCCGCCTCGTACGACGCATATGCCGTTCGACGCGGTCGGATCGATCGAGATCAGTCCACGGATGCAGGACATGTGGGTGTCGAATAACTACTACACCTACGTGAAGCTCACCGAGGCCGCAACCGCTACGTCTCTTCAGTCGAAGTTGGATGAGATGGTTTCGACCTTCGTCGCGCCGCAGGTCAAGGAGTTCGTCGGCATCAGCATGGAAGAGATGATGGGCAATGGGGCGCGGTACCGGTACTATGCCATGCCGCTGCTCGACATCCACCTCCGTTCGGATACCGCGTTCGAGTTTCGACCGAATGGGTCGATCACGTACGTATACACCTTCTCGGCCATAGCACTCTTCATTCTGCTTCTCGCCTGCATCAACTTTATGAACCTGGCGACGGCGCGGGCCTCGGAACGGGCGACGGAGGTCGGCATGCGGAAGGCCCTGGGCGCCGCACGCGGTCAGCTTGCCGCGCAGTTTCTTGGGGAGGCCATGATCATGACGGCGACAGCGACCGTGGCGGCCCTCGGTGTGGCGCTCATTAGCTTGCCGCTGTTCAACAGCGTCGCCGCCACGGAGCTACGTGCGAGCGATGTGCTTCAGCCCGAGATCCTGCTGGGGGGCCTGGTCGTCATCGTGGGCGTGGGGCTGATCGCTGGCAGCTATCCCGCATTTGCGCTGTCACGGTTCCAGCCGGCCCTCGTGTTGAAAACCGACGACCGCCACAGCTCCGGTGGGCACGGTCGGCGCCTTCGCCAGGGACTGGTTGTCCTCCAGTTCTCCGTGTCGATTGCACTTATCGCCGGCACATTCATCGTGCAGAATCAGTTCGACTACGTCCAGTCCAAGCGACTCGGTCTCGATAAAGAGCAGGTGGCGGTTATCAATCGAGCGTGGTCGCTGGAGGAGGATCAGCCACGATACATCGAGCGCCTTCGGCACCTGCCGAGCGTGGTTGCCGCCGCCGCGGGATCAGCGATTTTCCAGAGCGATGGCGTTAGCAATACGCTCTTTCTGCCGGACGATGCGCCGATGAGTCAGGCACAAACGTTCAACTACCTCAGCGTCGGGTTCGGACTGGACGAGGCACTGAACCTCAACGTTATCGCGGGCCGGAGCTTCGACGAAGGGCGTGAGGCGGATTCCTCCGCCGTGATGATAAACGAAGCCCTGGCCGCGCGGTTTGGCTGGGACGACCCCGTTGGGCACCGTCTCCGCGAGCCATCGCCGGACGGAACGGAGCGAGAGTGGACCGTGATCGGCGTCGTGGAGGATTTTCACTATCAGTCGATGCGCTACAACGTGGATCCGCTCGTTCTTCGGCCGAGTCGCTGGGCTTCGCGGGTGTACGTTCGACTCGCCCCGGGCGATGCGATGCCGATCCTTAGCGACATGCGGTTGTTCTGGGCCGACTTGAATCCCGAGAACCCATTCCAGTACAGCTTTCTCGATCAGAGCTATGCGAGCCTGCATCGCGACACGCAGCGCACGGGCCGGCTCTTCAGCATCTTCGCCGGGGTCGCCATCTTGATCGCGTGCCTCGGCCTGTTCGGGCTCGCCACCTACACGGCACAGCGGAGAACGCGGGAGATCGGGATTCGCAAGGCACTCGGAGCGACCGTGCCGGAAATCGTGGCGCTGTTGTCCCGCGAGTTTATGCTGCTTGTGATGATCGCATTCCTGGTTGCCCTGCCCGTTGCCTACGTCACCATGAACGGATGGCTGTCCGACTTCGCTTATCGCGTGGATATCGGTGTCGGGGTCTTCGTATTCGCCGGAGCACTGGCCATGATCGTGGCATTGCTCACCGTCGGTTATCATGCCGTGAAGGCGGCCCGGGTCCACCCCGCGCACAGTTTGCGGGGAGAATAA
- a CDS encoding four helix bundle protein has protein sequence MSKTSFENLVVYQLAAQLSDEVWDIVKGWPRFERNTIGTQLVRAVDSVGANLAEGAGHGSEADNRRFVYIARGSLYEAKHWLHRAHRRGLLLADDVETLQPMMKKLFPKLNAYLNSIG, from the coding sequence ATGAGCAAGACGAGTTTTGAGAACCTTGTCGTATACCAGCTTGCAGCCCAGCTGTCTGACGAGGTGTGGGATATCGTTAAGGGGTGGCCTCGGTTTGAGCGGAATACCATTGGCACGCAGCTAGTCCGGGCTGTTGATAGTGTCGGAGCGAACCTTGCGGAAGGGGCTGGGCACGGTTCGGAGGCCGATAATCGGCGATTCGTTTATATCGCACGTGGCTCGTTGTATGAGGCGAAGCACTGGCTTCACCGAGCCCACCGGCGCGGTCTACTCCTTGCAGACGATGTCGAAACGCTACAGCCCATGATGAAAAAGCTCTTTCCCAAACTGAATGCATACCTGAACTCTATCGGCTGA
- a CDS encoding nicotinate phosphoribosyltransferase, translating to MPFDDQLRADTAPLYTDLYQLTMLQAYWAEDMHANAVFDLFVRRLKHRNFLLACGLEQVLEFLESMTFSEEAIEYLREQGTFDEEFLAWLSDFSFTGDVYAVAEGTPVFPDEPLVEVVAPIGEAQLAETFLLNQLTFQTGAASKAARVVQAATADGTDRLVADFGMRRMHGTDASMKGARAMYIAGVDSTSNVAAGHAYGIPITGTMAHSYVEAHDAEMAAFRNFTRQYPDTVLLVDTYDTMTGIEKVIDLAREWGDDFQVRGVRLDSGDLAELAKQARARLDEEGLDDVMILASSSLDEHKITDLLEQGAPIDGFGVGTRMGTMADQPYLDSAYKLSGYDGAPRMKLAKDKSNLPGRKQVMRLFDDGEATQDVICIAEEAGDQDGTPLLMCVMKDGERTEAGRPRPLDDIRAEAARQVKALPERLRQLDLADPPYDVSISSALENRRDAVQANLRDRMNLPA from the coding sequence ATGCCTTTCGACGACCAGTTGCGTGCCGATACAGCACCACTGTACACCGACCTGTACCAGCTCACAATGCTGCAGGCGTACTGGGCAGAAGACATGCACGCGAATGCGGTCTTCGATCTATTCGTCCGTCGGCTGAAGCACCGAAACTTCCTTCTGGCGTGTGGCCTGGAGCAGGTGCTCGAATTTCTGGAGTCGATGACGTTCTCGGAGGAGGCCATCGAGTATCTTCGGGAGCAGGGCACGTTCGATGAGGAGTTTCTCGCGTGGCTTTCCGACTTTTCGTTTACGGGCGACGTGTATGCCGTGGCCGAAGGGACACCCGTCTTTCCCGATGAACCGCTTGTGGAGGTCGTGGCGCCGATCGGAGAGGCGCAGCTGGCAGAGACGTTTCTGCTCAATCAGCTCACGTTTCAGACGGGCGCCGCGTCGAAGGCCGCCCGCGTGGTTCAGGCCGCGACGGCGGACGGCACCGATCGCCTGGTTGCCGACTTCGGGATGCGCCGCATGCATGGTACCGACGCGTCCATGAAGGGGGCGCGCGCCATGTACATCGCCGGGGTTGACTCCACGTCCAATGTTGCTGCGGGCCACGCATACGGCATTCCGATCACCGGCACGATGGCGCATAGCTACGTGGAGGCGCACGACGCGGAGATGGCCGCCTTCCGAAACTTCACGCGTCAATATCCGGACACGGTTCTGCTCGTGGACACGTACGATACGATGACGGGGATTGAGAAAGTCATCGATCTGGCCCGCGAATGGGGGGATGACTTCCAGGTGCGCGGGGTTCGACTGGATTCCGGCGATCTGGCTGAACTGGCAAAACAGGCTCGCGCGCGACTGGACGAAGAAGGACTGGACGACGTGATGATTCTGGCAAGTAGCAGTCTCGACGAGCACAAGATTACGGATTTGCTGGAGCAGGGTGCACCGATCGACGGCTTCGGTGTCGGGACGCGCATGGGAACGATGGCCGACCAACCGTATCTCGACAGCGCCTACAAGCTGAGCGGCTATGATGGCGCGCCGAGAATGAAACTGGCCAAGGACAAGTCGAATCTCCCTGGGCGGAAACAGGTTATGCGCCTCTTCGACGACGGCGAAGCCACGCAGGACGTCATCTGCATCGCAGAAGAGGCAGGTGATCAGGATGGTACGCCGCTACTAATGTGTGTCATGAAGGACGGCGAACGTACGGAGGCAGGACGGCCCCGACCGCTCGATGACATCCGGGCGGAAGCCGCTCGGCAGGTCAAAGCCTTACCCGAACGGCTTCGCCAGCTGGATCTGGCTGATCCTCCGTACGACGTCAGTATCAGCTCCGCACTGGAAAACCGGCGCGACGCCGTGCAGGCGAACTTGCGAGATCGAATGAACCTGCCAGCCTGA
- a CDS encoding sigma-54-dependent transcriptional regulator codes for MPSTSPPSDTSTSGTTTGEGRILIVDDKRDVLTALRLLLKKYVTEVHTATDPGAITAMLEEQTYDAILLDMNFTQDASSGREGFLWLQRILQKDPGAVVVMITAYGGVEKAVRAMKEGAADFIVKPWNDADLVASVQAAVKLRRSRDAARKQEATDPDTSSTRGPATTASSGDGAASAPGTFDEIIGESPAMQQVYRTIEKVARTDANVLVLGENGTGKELVARAVHRRSKRANASFVSTDLGALSESLFESELFGHIKGSFTGADDDRIGRFEAADGGTLFLDEIGNIPMPLQAKLLTALQRREVTRVGETTPRSVDIRLISATNQPIYEDTQKGQFRQDLLYRINTVEVQLPPLRDRGDDIALLARYYLDEYADRYDTGVTGLNNAACAKLKEYHWPGNVRELKHTVERAVIMAEGQTLEPSDIVFSAPNSPRPSSGSLGVDTLNLDDIEQAAVRKALSKHGGNISRAAEELGISRKALYRRIEKYGL; via the coding sequence ATGCCTTCGACCTCCCCGCCTTCCGACACATCCACCTCCGGGACTACAACCGGCGAGGGCCGTATTCTCATCGTTGACGACAAGCGTGATGTACTCACGGCTCTGCGCCTGCTGCTCAAGAAGTACGTCACAGAGGTCCACACAGCCACGGACCCAGGGGCCATCACGGCCATGCTCGAAGAGCAGACGTACGACGCAATTCTGCTCGACATGAACTTTACCCAGGATGCCTCGAGTGGACGTGAAGGCTTCTTGTGGCTCCAGCGCATTCTGCAGAAGGACCCAGGCGCCGTCGTCGTTATGATCACGGCATATGGCGGCGTCGAAAAGGCCGTCCGTGCCATGAAAGAGGGGGCGGCCGACTTCATCGTGAAGCCGTGGAATGACGCCGACCTCGTGGCCAGCGTACAGGCGGCCGTCAAGCTGCGCCGGTCCCGGGACGCAGCCCGAAAACAGGAAGCGACCGACCCGGACACGAGCTCCACACGGGGCCCGGCAACCACCGCCTCGTCTGGAGATGGGGCGGCCTCTGCGCCGGGTACGTTCGACGAAATCATCGGGGAAAGTCCGGCAATGCAGCAGGTCTACCGCACGATCGAAAAGGTCGCTAGGACGGATGCGAACGTGCTGGTGCTCGGCGAAAACGGAACAGGCAAAGAACTCGTGGCTCGCGCTGTGCACCGCCGATCCAAGCGTGCCAACGCATCCTTCGTGAGCACCGATCTCGGAGCGTTGAGCGAGAGCCTGTTCGAGTCCGAGCTTTTTGGTCACATCAAGGGCTCGTTCACTGGCGCAGACGACGACCGGATCGGGCGGTTCGAAGCAGCGGATGGCGGAACGTTGTTTCTCGACGAGATCGGCAACATCCCCATGCCTCTGCAGGCAAAATTACTCACCGCCCTGCAGCGCCGCGAGGTCACCCGTGTCGGCGAAACCACGCCGCGAAGCGTCGACATCCGCCTGATTTCCGCGACGAACCAGCCGATTTACGAGGATACGCAGAAGGGTCAGTTTCGGCAGGACCTGCTCTACCGGATCAACACTGTCGAGGTGCAGCTGCCTCCGCTACGCGACCGGGGCGACGACATCGCTCTCCTGGCGCGGTACTACCTCGACGAGTACGCTGATCGCTACGATACAGGGGTCACGGGCCTCAACAACGCGGCGTGCGCCAAGCTCAAAGAATACCACTGGCCGGGCAACGTCCGGGAGCTGAAGCACACGGTCGAACGCGCCGTCATCATGGCGGAAGGCCAAACGCTTGAACCATCTGACATCGTCTTCAGCGCACCCAACAGCCCGCGCCCCTCGAGCGGTAGCCTCGGCGTCGACACCCTCAACCTCGACGACATCGAGCAGGCCGCCGTCCGCAAGGCTCTCTCCAAACATGGAGGCAACATCAGCCGCGCCGCTGAAGAACTCGGCATCTCCCGCAAGGCCCTGTACCGCCGGATTGAGAAATACGGACTTTAG
- a CDS encoding ABC transporter ATP-binding protein yields MIKTDSLRKVYRAEEVETIALNGVGLHIEQGEFVSIMGPSGCGKSTLLNILGLLDTPTDGSHLFDGEDVSGFSERQRAKRRKGNIGFVFQSFNLIDELTVYENVELPLLYLNTPSGERRERVEAALDRVQMTHRKGHFPQQLSGGQQQRVAVARAVVADPKLILADEPTGNLDSTNGTQVMNLLADLNEAGTTIVMVTHSPADAEYSGRTIHLFDGKVVSENFIAQEYAAHTQ; encoded by the coding sequence ATGATAAAAACAGACAGTCTCCGCAAGGTCTACCGCGCTGAAGAAGTCGAAACCATCGCCTTGAACGGCGTCGGCTTGCACATTGAGCAGGGGGAGTTCGTCTCCATTATGGGGCCGTCCGGCTGTGGAAAGTCGACGCTGCTGAATATCCTGGGCCTGCTTGATACGCCGACGGATGGATCTCACCTGTTCGACGGCGAGGATGTCTCCGGCTTCTCGGAGCGCCAGCGTGCCAAGCGCCGCAAGGGCAACATTGGCTTCGTCTTCCAGAGCTTTAACCTGATCGATGAGCTGACGGTCTATGAGAACGTGGAGCTGCCCCTACTTTACCTGAATACACCGTCTGGTGAACGACGGGAGCGGGTGGAGGCGGCGCTCGACCGTGTTCAGATGACGCATCGCAAGGGACACTTCCCGCAGCAGCTCTCCGGTGGTCAGCAGCAGCGCGTGGCGGTGGCGCGAGCCGTCGTCGCGGACCCGAAGCTGATCCTCGCCGATGAGCCGACCGGTAACCTCGACTCGACCAACGGCACGCAGGTCATGAACCTGCTCGCCGACCTCAACGAAGCCGGCACCACGATCGTGATGGTGACGCACTCCCCTGCCGACGCCGAGTACAGCGGACGCACGATCCACTTGTTCGACGGCAAGGTCGTGAGCGAAAACTTTATCGCGCAAGAATATGCAGCGCACACGCAGTAG
- a CDS encoding ATP-binding protein: MEALQFLNQSSQEERRRVETLDEYHVLDAPPANAFRRITRLATRLFDVPIAMVNFIDQNEQWCLAAQGLSARSTPRNVSFCAHAIESDDVMVVPDAKKDPRFASNPFVTGEPGIRFYAGAPLIAANGHRLGTVCLIDQKPHDDFDDGDREALTDMAGVVMDELSLRRFAVDLNASKEAFRASSKQTKRILESITDAFFALDDDFRFSYVNARAEHMLDASREDLLGHHIWDAFPDAVGSTFQVEYERAVEQQETVEFVEYYPPLDVWFEVHAYPFRGGLSVYFKDVSERIEAQRDLHRKQNLVDAIVGTSVAAIVSVDAKTGAFTFSNPRAEEILGIGKDAIGKHQSEIGTLKALDGSPIDEDAWPFYDIVETGRQVRDLRLCLVRADGEERLISVSGAPLMGPRDEEVQQVVFSIIDITEQVQRERELKEAKEEAERASRLKSSFLANMSHDVRTPLSSIMNLTELLSMEAPEELQGRISLIERSGLRLLNTIDSVLDLSKIESGSIEPDLQRIDVTDELLGTIEIFRPQATQKNIELVGDIPSASIYAVLDPAYLHRISDNLIGNALKFTPDGGRVTVNLATEDHHVVIRVSDTGVGIEDEFLDDLFEAFTRGPGSMNKQGSGLGLAIAKRLTELLDGEIDVDSTLGEGTTFTVRLPIGDAVPPHDDGHLH, from the coding sequence ATGGAAGCTCTTCAGTTTTTAAACCAGTCCTCGCAGGAGGAGCGCCGGCGAGTTGAGACGCTCGACGAATACCACGTCCTCGATGCTCCGCCTGCCAACGCCTTTCGTCGAATTACTCGACTCGCAACGCGGCTCTTCGACGTGCCGATTGCGATGGTTAATTTTATCGACCAGAACGAGCAGTGGTGTCTGGCCGCCCAGGGATTGTCGGCGCGCTCGACACCTCGCAATGTGTCGTTCTGCGCGCATGCCATCGAGTCGGACGACGTGATGGTTGTGCCGGATGCGAAAAAAGATCCGCGGTTTGCGAGCAACCCGTTTGTGACCGGAGAGCCCGGCATCCGATTTTACGCGGGTGCACCACTCATCGCTGCCAACGGACATCGCCTCGGCACGGTCTGCCTGATCGACCAGAAGCCGCATGACGACTTCGATGACGGCGACCGGGAGGCGTTGACGGACATGGCCGGCGTGGTGATGGACGAACTGAGTCTCCGCCGCTTTGCGGTGGACTTGAACGCGTCAAAAGAGGCATTCCGCGCTTCGAGCAAGCAAACGAAGCGCATTCTGGAGAGCATTACCGATGCCTTCTTTGCGCTCGACGATGACTTCCGGTTTTCGTACGTGAACGCTCGAGCCGAACACATGCTGGACGCGTCACGCGAAGATCTTCTCGGTCACCATATCTGGGATGCCTTCCCCGATGCCGTTGGATCGACATTCCAGGTGGAATACGAGCGGGCCGTCGAACAGCAGGAGACGGTCGAGTTCGTCGAGTACTATCCACCGCTCGACGTCTGGTTTGAGGTTCACGCCTACCCCTTCCGTGGCGGACTCTCGGTGTATTTTAAGGACGTCAGCGAGCGTATCGAGGCACAGCGGGACCTTCATCGGAAACAGAATCTCGTCGACGCGATCGTCGGCACCAGCGTGGCAGCAATCGTTTCAGTCGATGCAAAAACGGGAGCGTTCACCTTTTCGAATCCGCGAGCGGAGGAGATCCTCGGGATCGGGAAGGACGCGATTGGCAAGCATCAGAGTGAGATTGGAACGTTAAAGGCGCTCGATGGCTCGCCGATCGACGAAGACGCCTGGCCCTTCTACGACATCGTCGAGACGGGGAGGCAGGTGAGGGACTTGCGGCTGTGTCTCGTTCGGGCAGACGGAGAGGAACGCCTGATTTCGGTCAGCGGCGCGCCCCTGATGGGGCCCCGAGACGAGGAGGTGCAGCAGGTGGTGTTCTCCATTATCGACATTACCGAGCAAGTGCAACGGGAGCGCGAGTTGAAGGAGGCAAAGGAGGAGGCGGAGCGGGCGAGCCGGCTCAAGTCGTCGTTTCTCGCCAACATGAGCCACGACGTTCGCACGCCGCTGTCGTCCATTATGAATCTGACAGAGCTGCTGTCGATGGAGGCGCCGGAGGAGCTACAGGGGCGGATCTCGCTGATCGAACGGTCCGGTCTGCGACTGTTGAATACGATCGATTCCGTCCTCGACCTGTCGAAAATCGAATCCGGCTCGATTGAACCCGACCTTCAGCGCATCGACGTAACGGACGAACTTCTGGGAACGATTGAGATTTTCAGACCCCAGGCAACTCAGAAGAACATCGAGCTCGTCGGGGACATCCCCAGTGCGTCGATCTACGCCGTTCTTGATCCAGCCTATCTGCACCGGATCTCCGATAACCTGATCGGAAATGCCCTCAAGTTTACGCCGGACGGGGGACGGGTGACGGTAAACCTCGCAACGGAGGATCATCACGTCGTCATTCGTGTGTCGGACACCGGCGTCGGGATTGAAGATGAGTTTCTCGATGACCTATTCGAAGCGTTCACGCGAGGGCCTGGAAGCATGAACAAGCAGGGGTCCGGTCTGGGACTTGCCATCGCGAAGCGACTTACGGAGCTCCTCGACGGCGAAATCGATGTGGACAGCACGCTCGGGGAGGGAACCACGTTCACCGTTCGGCTGCCGATTGGTGACGCCGTCCCGCCGCACGATGACGGGCACCTCCATTGA